TGTATCTAAAGCCTTAACTTGTGATGTAAAGGTATAACCTGTTAGATTAATTGCCCGACGTACATCATCGGCAGGATATTGCAGGGATTCATCCATATCAACGAGCTGCAAATTTAAGTTGAATGTGTCACCACGTTTAAAAACAAAATTGCTCATAAGTGATTCCTATTGATATAAAAAAAACCACCGATGAGGTGGTAGTGAATAAGACATAAAAAAACCTCTCAAAATGGAGGTTTCATAATTCAAAATAGCTAATATCTAGGCTTATACCTCTTGTTTCCTCCACTTGTAATACAGTAGTGCCCACCTCTTGGACCCACGCAATAATCCACTACAGCACATGAACAATCACTGTCGTAATAGGTTTTTTTCTGTTTTCTTTCAGTATGATGAGGATTAGATTTTAATGCCTGATAATTATTTGATGTAGTTGATCGAGACTTTTGCTTAAAACAACCATCCGTTTCACATAATAGTTTTGTTGATACCCACTGAGGTGACGAGGAACTTAATGAGATACGTACCCAGTTTCCTTTTTTCTCATAAATATCAACTTTTTCACCACGTCCAAGTTTTGCTACAACACTACCATTAGGCTTATCTCTAATATTAAGTGTATTGGTATTGATATATTTGGATTCTATAACCTCTTCAACTGAATTTTGTGCTTCCTCAGAGTTTGAATTGTTTCTTGAAGTATTGTCATTTCCAGAACTAAAAATCCCTAAAGCAAATAATCCAGCGGCACCCCAGCCTAAAGTAGATTTTTTCATGTTTTACCATTTGTTATAAATTTCTATTACTGTAACAGAATGTAATCACAAATGATAATATGCTAAGTCATTAAAAATAACCAACTTCCAGTAGTTCTTTCTTGAACACAAAGCTAATTATCTAAATCAACACTTACTCCAGTAACAACGTTATGTTTTGTCCCACCAAGACTATGAACGTTGGCTAAGCGTATATTCACATCAGAAACACATAGCCTATTTTCACTTTGCCATTTGCTCAGCTCTACAGACATAACATCTTCAAGATGTCGTTCCAGTTCTTGCCGTTTAATTTCGATTTCTTCTAAAGTCAGCATACATGACATATCAATTCACCTTGTACCCAATACTTACATTATACTGAATGAAGTCAGCGTCTTGACCGATAAAAATTGATTGTCCCTGTAAACATTCTAGATGATCGGTTGAGTAATATTCGAAATGCTGCAGTAAAGAGTCACTGAGCTCAGTTAAACCTTTCTCTCCGGTATGATGCCGAGCAAAGCATTGCACCATAATATTACCGGTACGGCGTGTACACGGATTATCAGCAATACCAGATAAATAGCTGGGTCCACCTGTATTGGTTAAGCGACACCACAAACCTTCCTTTGGGACCTTAAAGTCTGGTGCATTTGGATACTGAATTCTGTCTTGGGCAATACCTGTAAAGCTTTGCATGCGTTCGATAATAGCTTGCCTTGTTTGCTCTAAAGTCATTGCCATCTTAACCACCATACTTTTGAGTAATATATGTAAATGTAGTGCTATAGATACCTTGCGGCGCTTGATCTGACCAACCATTTTCCAAACGTTCGGCATAAGGCTGGTTATTTTGAATATAGATCAAATTACCCAGCTTAAACTTCACAGCTTGAATCGCTGCATCTTGAACGGCGTTTGTTTCAGGACCTCGTACACCAAAATCACCAGATCCAATCGAAATAATATGCGATGCACGATAAGCACCTGTATCGACTGGACTTGAAACAACCAAGGATTGCACTGTATCCATCGTGATTTTCTTTACCTGATCTTCTGCTGCTTTAGAGACATCAAGACTAAAACTAGTCGGCTTTTTCCCCTTCCACCCCATGCTTTACCTCACTTTCTTCATACATTTCGAAAAGGTCTTGAGCGATTGCTTGAATTGAGTAAGCTTCAAATTCTGAGCTAGGCTCTTTTTCACCCATTAGTTTTCTGATTTTTTGCCATACGTGGACAGCTTCATGCAAAAGCAGCCCATAAACTTCAATCGGTTTTCTTTCTGAGGTATCGCCAAGCTGAACAATTGCATAAGCGCCATCAAAATAGTAATCAACTTGAGCTGCTGCGCTTTCTATGGAAAGGAACTGATCAACATGATTCATGTCATCAAAAAGCAGATCCATGTGTAGCTGATTTCTAGCAAGCGTGTATTGAACATGTTGAAATGGTGAGATGCGCCATAAGGGAATGTAATCTGTACTTATCATCTAAACTCCTAACTTGCTCCCATTAAAAAACCCACCGAAGTGGGTTTAAGCTTATATCCATAAATTAATACTACAATTTAGTTTCCTAATACATTTTGGTTCCGTATCCGCCTTGCTCGAAACTTCAATATTTAATCGATATCCATATACCGGAAACAAAACTAAATATTAGATAAATAAATGCAGCAATAATTACGGAAATAAAGACTATGATAATCCCGTCAGAAATATAATCTCTATTGGCATCATTCTCAGGATTTTCCTTGGGATTAAGTATCATTGGGGTATTTAAAGATTTTTTCGCCTCATAGAATCCCCACCCTATACCCAGCAACACAATTAGTATCGCAAAACCAACTCCAAGATCATAAATAACCTCTTCAGCAGCATATTTATCATTTGAAGCTGAAACACATTTATCAAAGTATTTTTTTTCAGTTTCAGAAAGCGTAGAGATGGCTTTTTGATCTTTAAATAGATCTTTAAAATGAATATTACATGTCTCAATAAATTCTTCTTTATCGTCAGTTCCATCGCCCTCGTAATTGCTTGTACGAGAAATATAAAGTGTGCTATGGGTAGTTGTTGTCATAGAATTTCATTAAATTTATAAATGGATATTTTAATTAATAGAAAATTAATCAATTCAGCTATCTTTTTTCAGTAGTCTAACTATCTTCAAACTGAGTAATATTACATATAAAGGGCCCACCTTCATCAAACTCCTCGCCATTTAACAAGATATTAAAACTTCCACTAAAAGTACTGAGTGCTCGTACAGATCCTTTCTTCTCTTTTAATTCTAAATCACGACTTAATTTGTCTATTACAATGCTGAAGCTTGGAGAGATAAGTGAAGTAATTTCTTTACAATATTTAATAGCTTCATCTTTAGATGCTTGATAATTTCCTGAATGTTTTGAATATACATAAAGATCTCTCCATATTTTTTCATCAAAACTCTGTGATAGATAAAAATTTAACCATTTTTTGTCATTTTTATGCTCATAATAGTAATCTGAACTTACAGGATTAAATCTTATAGACATTGGACGACCATAAGTTGACGTCTTCATCTCGGGGTATTTTGTTTTTATTTCTTTTGCATAATTTAAAAATAAGCGAGATTTGTAATCCTTGATTTCAGAGATTTCTTTATACGCATCCGAGATATTAGTGGGAGTTAATTCTTGCTTCACTGGATTATTAACAGATGAACAACCTGATAATAAAATTATACTCCATAGTAAAAATTTCTTATTCATAAGAACTCCTATATTTCGAGCCTAATTATATAGAATCTTTCCTATATTTTCCTCAACTGGCATTTCCAAATAGTTTCTGCTGGATCCTGTTGAATATGAATAACTCTAAATGAGCCTAAGGCTGTTACCCATTCATCATCAATCTTTGGGGCCATGGTCACTTCATTTTGAAGCACAGTTGCTTTCTTATCTGTGGCCAGTACTCCAAGCGTTTGTATTTCATATTGACTGTATGAGCCGAATAGAACGCCACGGCCAGAATAGTTTTCTTTAACTTCAACATAAGTTTCAGTCTTAGGATCCCAATTTGATTTAGTGACTCGCTCACACGTAAATGTATGAACGGTATCCGCTAAATCTTCATTAAGTGCTTCAGCAATATCTGCCTGAATTTCGTCACGTAAGCCCATTAGATTTTCCTGACAAAAAATACAGCTTTGCGCTTGCAATAAGGTCTGATCAAATCAAGAATGAATTGCTCGATCGCACTAAGCTTTACTGATCCATCCTGATATTCCTTTTCGGTCTCAACAGTATCGGCTTTTACTTTCTTACGCTTTAACGCTTGTTCCTGACCTTGGTATAACTCCCCTTTCATAATTCCTTTAATGATCTGATAAGAGGCAGTTTTGAGGGGTTGAGGTACTTTAGCTGCATCCTCATAATGCTTAACATTACGTGCGAACAGATATGCCTCGGCCATTTGAAGATATTGAGCTTTATCACTAGCAGATAAAGCATCAAAGCCTTCCACATGTTCAATCGCTTCTTGTTCAGTGATAAAGCTCATGGATTATTCCTTTGGAAGAAGTGCTAACAACTCGTCTTTTTTAGCACCTGATTCAAATGCAATACCTTTTTCAGTTAATACAGCACGAAGCTCATCGACTTTTAGTCCGGCATAATTAATTGGTTGTACTTGGTCATCACCAGCGTTTTGGTTGTCTTGAGCTTGCTGGTTGTCACCTTCAGGGTTTTGTTTACCTGCTCCCAATTCAAGCTCGGCAATTCGCGCTTTCATTGCTTCAGGATTATTCTGAAAAGCAATAAATTCGCCTTTCAATGTTGCAAGCTGCTCTTCAAGCTCATTAATTTTTGCTTCTGTCATTTGTTGTCTTTCCCGTGCACGGTTAAATGATGAAAGGCCCATTTGTGGATCTCCAAAAAATAAGGCGGTCTTACCCGCCTTTTAGTTATTTGATCTTGTGCTTGAATGCCACAATACGGATCTGCTTTGGATCGTAAACACGTTCCCAGTTATCAGCTGTAGCCAGACCTGCGTTGTTAGGTGCAATACCTGTCACACCAGCCCATTTAATGCCACGAGGATGTAAGACAAAGTGACGGCGGTTAATAAGAATGTCAGTACCTGCAAGACTATCTCGGTCAGTCTCAACACCAACCGGTGCACCAATATCTTGGAAACCAATCGCGCCCTGGCCAAATAGGAATGAGGTAAATACATCACCGTCAACTGGCATACCATCATCAACAATTACACGGCGCTCCATAAAAGTTTTATAGAGCAAAACACCATCAGCATCACGCACGGTTTCAATCAAGCCTTGCTTAGATAAGGCAGCCATTGTTGCCGAATGCATTGAAATAGCCGTTAATTTATCGACTGCATCACCAAGTTTGTAAGATGCATCCACAAATGAATGCCCATCAATGACCGCAGCTGTGCCAGTTCCTGCTGAAATATCGTGAACATTGCTACCCATATTTGTAGCACTGAATACGCCTTTTAACGTGTTCACAGTAAAGCCCTGGAATTCACGTGACCAGTAATCAGCTACAAGATCACCTACTGCGCCTAAAGGATCATCACCAGATAATGCCTTTGCTAAATCATTGGCACCCCATGCTTTACCACGGGCATGTAAGATCGCAAGATCTTGTCCAGATGTAATGTTATTAACAGTTAAAGCGTTTTGATCAGAAAGTACTTCAGACTCACCACTTAAGTCATCCCAGAAAGGAATATTTACAGTAGTACCGCCTTTTGTTCCAAATGCCACATCTACATCCAGATCCCCAACAATACCCGATTGCCATAAAGCAGACTTTTCGGCAGTTTTGTTTAATACGTACGGAGTGAATAACTCAGGTACGATTACATCAGCAATTTTTGTCTCAGCCATTAGGCTTTACTCCTTAAAGATTAATACCGTGTTTTGCCGCTAACTCTTTTGCCAGTTGCGGATTTTCATTTCGTAATTGCGCCAATTTGGTCATGTTTACCGTGCCGTCTGCTTTCAAGATGTCAGGTTGACCTTTTGAGTTGTTACTGCCTGGTGCGCCCATACCATTTGCTTTAGGCCAGAAGTAGGACTTTTTCTCGCGTAGAGATTCGACCCACTCTTTTGGCGATAATGCTGTCTGGCCATCTTTGCCAATAATCACTTCGCCGTTTTCATCAACAGCAACTGCTTTGCCGTTTTCATCTAATGCAAACTTTGATTTAGCTAAAAACGCAATGTCTGCTGTTGCTTCAGGTAATGCTTCAAGCTCTACAGCTGCTTGAATAATTTGCCCTTGGATTACTGACTCTTTGAACTTATTTGCATAAGCTTCTGCTTTGTCAGCTCGGTCTTTTTCGGCTTTAAGTACCCGTTCATGTTCTTCACGCATCTTCTCGGTACGTTTCTGAATCACTTCGGTAATCTTGCCTTCAGCGATTAATTTAGCTTCTTCATCTTGATCGATCTGAGAAAAGACCTTTTTAACAATTTCAGGATCAATACCTTCAAATTGTTTTTGAAGTTTCTGGAGTTCTTGTTTTGCAGTCTTAGCAGCATCACGCTCGCTTTGAAGTGCTGTTTTCAAGCCCTTAGGATCTTCATAGCCGTCTAAATCGAGGCGAAACTTCCCGCTTTCCTCGACATATAGTGCTCGGTGCTCTTCTTTGATGGCATCAAGTGAATCAACAATAAATGGCAATGACATGTTCAAACCTCTCGTTTGATTTTGGAAAAAGCCTTATCTCAAGGCATTAAAAAAAGCGCCCCGAAGGACGCTTTATTTCAATTAAATTATTTTTTATTTACTGACAGCTTGGCGAACAAATGCATCCTTAGCTTCAAGTAGTTTTCGTAATCCCGTTGATTTTTCAGGACCATCAGGCAAAAGTTCGTCCATTTGCTTAGCTAACTCACCAATTGGCTTACTAACTTGCTGCAAATGTTCTGGTAAATGTTCATACTTAAAATATTGAATAATTGGACTTGCCATATTTATTACTCACAAAAAAAAAGAGCCTTTTGGCTCTTTGGTTAACAATTACAAAAACGATCAATTGATTTTTAAAAACAGATCACGATTAATATATGTATCTCTTAACTCTTTAATAAACTTTAACTTAAATTTCCGCTCAAGATTTGTCTTAAGTTTCTTGGAGGGTATAAATCGATACCAACTTGGATATGATATAACATTATCAATTTTACTACCTCTAACGAATCTAATATTTACGATTTTCAATAGATTCTCTTGCATTGGGGCTGGTATAAATTCTCTCCATCTTTTCTGCGGATTATAAGTTTCAGTCTGAATAAATTGCGAATAGAGAACGTTTTTCTCCATTTCTGAAAAATATATTTCATCTGCATTGACGTCTTGAACAGGGCCTAACCACTCTAAAACGAGTTCCGCTCCAACACCTTCCAAGGTTGTATTATTGATTTGACTTACATGTATGTAGCCATTCAGTCCATGATCACTTTCCATAGGGCAGCTAACAAAATTTTGTGTTCTAGCTAAATATACAGCTATGTCAGGGTTTGTTTGATGATAAAATCTCATATTATTTTCTATACAAATTTAGTTATAGAAACTTATATCACATCATAAAAAAAGATTATTTGAATTCCCTTGTTTGAATCTCCAGTTCGTTAAATATTCGTTCATCCAACTTTCGAAGTTGGTCCAATGTGTAAAGTCGTCCTTCAGGATCAAAGAACTTTTCAAAATCAAACTTTCCATCTTTATAAAGTTTGTACCGCTTAGGCCCTAGCCATTCTTTCTGAAAGAAATCATCTGTCTTTTTAAAGAATTCTTTAAATGTAGTGTTTGCATCCAACTGACCGATTAACTGACTACGCTCATCTTTTGGAATATCCTTTACTTTGCGCTCATCCATTACAAATGGACGTTCACCAACTAATTTACCGTCCTTCTCAACCGGGACCAGAATACTGCGGCAATTTGGATGTAACGGCGGTATCCGTTTTGCTGGATCGTTAATCTCCCATACAGAACCATCAAGTGATGCACAAAGTTTTGATGTTCTTCCGTCCAGCGTTGCAACCAATCTGACGTATTCAAAACCAATCTGGCTAAAGCTATTAAGATAAGCTTGATTGGCCACATGACTGCGAACCGTTCTCACAGTACGGTCAATATCAGACTTAGAAGTACTTAATAGACCATCCTCAAAATTAAGACGCTTCGTACCGCGAATACGCTGAACAATTTCCTGATTCGTTTTACCTGAGCTAATCCCATCTCGAATGGCATATTCAACTTTTTGACGGGCGCTTTCAGCCAACTTAGTTAAAAGATCATCGACCAAGGCTCCGCCCACTAAAGGAACTTTTTTAGCCGCCTTATAAAGCTTGTAACCATTAGGCTGTTTAATCTTTCCGCCGTATAACATAGCTGTGTAATTAGCCTCATATATGGCCAATGCTGTAGCAGAAACGGCAAAAGCTTCTGGCAATGAAGTATTTATTGCCGTAAACCACTCAGAGATTAAATTTCGAATCTCTTTTAAGTTTGTCGTAGTGTACTGGCCACCAGCAAGAGCAACCTTTTCTGAATCATTTAACTCATCAAGCAAATCCCGAAGCTTTGCCAACATCAAAGCCGACTCATCATTAAAGATCTTTAGTAACTCATTCACTGTATAAGAAGAAGTTCTGTATAAATACGCCTGATGCTGAGTGAGTACTTCAATCAATGATTTTTCGATATTTGAAGCCATTTAATACCTCTAAAGCGGCATGCTATCCCGCTCACCTTCCACCCTTTTTAACTCTTCCTTAAAATCATGAGCTGGTAGCTTGCCAGTGGCGATATATTCCCAATATGTCTGGAATGAATTCTTTCCAGCAATAGCACCTTCATAAAGTTGTTTAGCAAGATTAATATCGTATTGCTGAACAATAAATTCAGGTTCTACCGTAAATGTATATTTGGATGCATCCAGCTTTAACCACTGCGCGGCATATTTAATTGCCTGTTCGATGGCCTGAGCGGCACACATCACAATGCTATGTAGACTTGCATGCTGATCATCCTGACGCGCACGGCGCGCTTCACCTGATTCTTGTGTATTGGTATCAACAACCTTTGCACCTGCTTCTAATGCTGCGTTCTTTTGTGCATCCATTTCCTGTTTAGTTAGCTCAATACCACTACCTGAAATTTCCAAATAACCACACTGAGATTCGCTTGGTAAACTCCAGACAGCCATCACACCAGTGACGCTGATATCTTCATCACCTTCTAAGCCGTTAATCCAAGGCTGAGGGTGTGCGGTATGGTGAAGTGATTGAAAGTAATCCGCACTAAGCTGGTAACTTTTAAGCGCGGCTTTTGCCATAGTTAAAAGCGGAATAGTTCCAACATCCGGAGAATTGTCTGTGGTGCCACAGAAAACAAACGGTGTGAACGAAAGTTGATTACCGCCAAGATCCGGAGTTTTATCTTCTTGAGTAGAGCCATCAAATAAACGGACAGTTAATGCACCTTCCTGCATAGCTAAAACGCGGTGGACCGTTTTCGTATCATGGCCAAATTCATCTTCGCTATTATCGAATTGCTCCTCGAGCACTAACAGTTTGAGATCCTTACGGCCACCAATGCTATTTTCCTTCCAGTTAATAATTGATAATGCATCATAAAGCGCAAAATATGGCACGCCGTTAGCATCAACATCGACAAGCAAACCACAGCGACCATATTCCAGTAACTCTAGGCAAATACGGATAAAAAGTTGTTTTAACCCAAATCCATCATTCGTAGCATTCTCTATAAGCCCTTTTAATAAAGTACTTTCAATTACGATGTTAGGTTCAAGCTTTGAGACCAGACCTATCATCGTGCGTAATGAATCTTGAACCCATAATGGATACTGAGCACGACTGAGATAAGCTTTATAAATCTCTCCAGTCTTATCGCCCTGCTTCTCTGCTTCGATCATCCCTGCTGATTTAGGAAGATATTTGGTTTGGGCCTGTTTAATCTGCTCTTCACCAGCAACGGCGTCACGCATAATCTGCCAGCTTTTTTGTGCAGCAATATACTGCGGATGTTTATCAGTAACTGCCATAAAAACACCAATAAAAAAGCACCTTAATAGGTGCGTTGTTTAACGAGAAAAACCAGCGATTGTGCGCCGTTTAAATACTTTCTGAATGATGATCGGGAACCGTTTAGCTATTGGGTAGCCACCAGCATCACCCACATGGTCCAAGCCAGCGCTTTTATCTGGCATTCCAAAATCATCATAAACTTGCTGTTCTAAAGTGGCCGTAAAGTTAGGACATTTGTTTGTGTTCACTTTTAGGTGTCGTTCACCGTCCGCATTAAGGATCTGGGCATTCACAGCATTAATTCGGTCTTTAATGCCTGGGTTGACACCATTCACTTCAACCTTAAAACCATTTTTCTTTAAAATTGCATGATCAGATTCACTGAAATTCTTTGATGATGTTGCCTGACCTGAGGCATCTGGAATAACGGTAATATCATGATCTGGAAAGCGTTCATTAATCAATTGACACATGGTCGGTGTGTCTCTCACTCCAACTAGTTCATCTAAAGCTCTTGGTTTACCCTCTCTAATGACATAAACCACAGCAGCCATTTTAAGCACGTTAAAATCCATACCAATGAGTAAAGGCTCACCTTTCTTAATTTCTTCATCCGTGTGGTTTAGAACCCGATCAAAGTCCGGATATACAGCACCACTCGTTAAGTTGACAAACTGCCCCCTTAGATAAGCTGAAATCAATTGAGGAGGATATGACTCATAAAGCGATGAAATATAATCATCTGGAAGGTTA
This genomic stretch from Acinetobacter pittii harbors:
- a CDS encoding HK97 gp10 family phage protein; its protein translation is MGWKGKKPTSFSLDVSKAAEDQVKKITMDTVQSLVVSSPVDTGAYRASHIISIGSGDFGVRGPETNAVQDAAIQAVKFKLGNLIYIQNNQPYAERLENGWSDQAPQGIYSTTFTYITQKYGG
- a CDS encoding HeH/LEM domain-containing protein; translated protein: MGLSSFNRARERQQMTEAKINELEEQLATLKGEFIAFQNNPEAMKARIAELELGAGKQNPEGDNQQAQDNQNAGDDQVQPINYAGLKVDELRAVLTEKGIAFESGAKKDELLALLPKE
- a CDS encoding glutamate 5-kinase — protein: MGLRDEIQADIAEALNEDLADTVHTFTCERVTKSNWDPKTETYVEVKENYSGRGVLFGSYSQYEIQTLGVLATDKKATVLQNEVTMAPKIDDEWVTALGSFRVIHIQQDPAETIWKCQLRKI
- a CDS encoding minor capsid protein; this encodes MASNIEKSLIEVLTQHQAYLYRTSSYTVNELLKIFNDESALMLAKLRDLLDELNDSEKVALAGGQYTTTNLKEIRNLISEWFTAINTSLPEAFAVSATALAIYEANYTAMLYGGKIKQPNGYKLYKAAKKVPLVGGALVDDLLTKLAESARQKVEYAIRDGISSGKTNQEIVQRIRGTKRLNFEDGLLSTSKSDIDRTVRTVRSHVANQAYLNSFSQIGFEYVRLVATLDGRTSKLCASLDGSVWEINDPAKRIPPLHPNCRSILVPVEKDGKLVGERPFVMDERKVKDIPKDERSQLIGQLDANTTFKEFFKKTDDFFQKEWLGPKRYKLYKDGKFDFEKFFDPEGRLYTLDQLRKLDERIFNELEIQTREFK
- a CDS encoding SH3 domain-containing protein, which produces MKKSTLGWGAAGLFALGIFSSGNDNTSRNNSNSEEAQNSVEEVIESKYINTNTLNIRDKPNGSVVAKLGRGEKVDIYEKKGNWVRISLSSSSPQWVSTKLLCETDGCFKQKSRSTTSNNYQALKSNPHHTERKQKKTYYDSDCSCAVVDYCVGPRGGHYCITSGGNKRYKPRY
- a CDS encoding terminase large subunit domain-containing protein, with product MPNINPTLNVPQANFLQMEKKFRAFVAGFGSGKTWVGCSSLCNKAWEFPKVPLGYFAPTYPQIRDIFFPTIDEVAFDWGLKTKVYETNKEVDIYYGRQYRTTIICRSMEKPATIVGFKIGHALIDELDVMAKVKAQQAWRKIIARMRYKQAGLLNGIDVATTPEGFKFTYEQFVKEANKSEAKRKLYGMIQASTYDNEANLPDDYISSLYESYPPQLISAYLRGQFVNLTSGAVYPDFDRVLNHTDEEIKKGEPLLIGMDFNVLKMAAVVYVIREGKPRALDELVGVRDTPTMCQLINERFPDHDITVIPDASGQATSSKNFSESDHAILKKNGFKVEVNGVNPGIKDRINAVNAQILNADGERHLKVNTNKCPNFTATLEQQVYDDFGMPDKSAGLDHVGDAGGYPIAKRFPIIIQKVFKRRTIAGFSR
- a CDS encoding major capsid protein, which codes for MAETKIADVIVPELFTPYVLNKTAEKSALWQSGIVGDLDVDVAFGTKGGTTVNIPFWDDLSGESEVLSDQNALTVNNITSGQDLAILHARGKAWGANDLAKALSGDDPLGAVGDLVADYWSREFQGFTVNTLKGVFSATNMGSNVHDISAGTGTAAVIDGHSFVDASYKLGDAVDKLTAISMHSATMAALSKQGLIETVRDADGVLLYKTFMERRVIVDDGMPVDGDVFTSFLFGQGAIGFQDIGAPVGVETDRDSLAGTDILINRRHFVLHPRGIKWAGVTGIAPNNAGLATADNWERVYDPKQIRIVAFKHKIK
- a CDS encoding DUF4055 domain-containing protein; the protein is MAVTDKHPQYIAAQKSWQIMRDAVAGEEQIKQAQTKYLPKSAGMIEAEKQGDKTGEIYKAYLSRAQYPLWVQDSLRTMIGLVSKLEPNIVIESTLLKGLIENATNDGFGLKQLFIRICLELLEYGRCGLLVDVDANGVPYFALYDALSIINWKENSIGGRKDLKLLVLEEQFDNSEDEFGHDTKTVHRVLAMQEGALTVRLFDGSTQEDKTPDLGGNQLSFTPFVFCGTTDNSPDVGTIPLLTMAKAALKSYQLSADYFQSLHHTAHPQPWINGLEGDEDISVTGVMAVWSLPSESQCGYLEISGSGIELTKQEMDAQKNAALEAGAKVVDTNTQESGEARRARQDDQHASLHSIVMCAAQAIEQAIKYAAQWLKLDASKYTFTVEPEFIVQQYDINLAKQLYEGAIAGKNSFQTYWEYIATGKLPAHDFKEELKRVEGERDSMPL